CCGCCGGAGAACCTCGGCGCGTTCCTCGCGGGCGAACCGGTTCCGCAGGAGGGCGAGGCCGAGCATGGACACGGCCACGGTAGCGGTCACCCCCACTCGGACGGCGAGTCCGGCGGTCATCACGGCCACGGCGACGCCGACTCGAGCGGCCACCCCCACGGCGATTCGGACGGTGACGGCGGTCACGGCCACGACCACGGCAGCGGCGGCCCCCACGACGAAGACGACGACGTCCGCGACGAACTCGAGGAAATCGGCGTCTACGCGGGCCAGCCCCACGGCGAGGACGTCCACGCGGTCGTCCTCTACTCCGAAGCCGACACCGACGAACTCTTCGAGGAGGTCGAAGGCCTCCGGAAGAACTTCGACCACTACGACACCCACGTCAAGACCGCGGTCTACGAGCCCCACGACGGGGACGGCGAAGCCGGCGTCGTCAGTCTCTGGGAGACCGAGCGCGCCGCGGACACGGCCGCCGGCTTCCTCGCCGATCTACCCGACGTCGTCCGCCAGGCGGGCGACGACGACGCGGACTCCTGGGGCACGATGGGGATGTTCTACACCGTCAAGCCCGAGCACCGCTCCGACTTCGTCGGCACCTTCGACGACGTCGGCGCCATTCTCGAGGACATGGACGGCCACCGGAAGACCGACCTCCTCGCGAACCGCGAGGACGAGAACGACATGTTCATCGCCAGCCGCTGGGACGCCCGCGAGGACGCCATGCAGTTCTTCCGCAGCGACGAGTTCTCCGAGACCGTCGAGTGGGGCCGCGACGTCCTGGCGGACCGGCCGCGTCACGTCTTCCTTGCCTAATCCGTTCGAGTCGCATTTTCACTTGCAGCGTCGGTGAGTAGTTTCGTACCGTCTCGGTTGCCCCGTTGGCTGTTTGACTCCGCAGAGCCTGCTCGAGTCGCGCCGTCAGATCCGGCCCGAATCCGTCGTCCGATCGTAGAAGAAGTAGCCCGCGACCCCCGCGAGCCCGAGGACGAGCGTGACGTAGGGCCAGTAGCCGGCGTCGCGGTCCGTCAGAAACGCGTGTCCGGCGACGAAGATTGCGAACCCGATATGGCCGGCCAGCGTCGCGACGAGGAACGCGGCGAAATCCATTACTCTCACTCGAGCGGTGTCGCGTCGCGATAATAGCGGTTTCGAAGCCAGTCGTCGATGCGGCTTCCGGACGCAAGACGGGCGCGAGGCTGGGCGCAGTATCCGGTACGGCTCCGAGAACGAGCAGCGCTGTACGATACGTGACGACCGTGACTGTAAGCGGTACGAACGCCTGCGATTACGTGTCCACGTCGTGATCCGGGTCGTCTTCGACGGCCCGCTTCATCGAGTCGCGACGGGCCTTCGCGTCGCGCCCGGTCGCCTCGAGCAGGAAGTCGTTTTTGAGGTCGACGGCCTCGCCCGCGGCCTCGAGCTCGTCGGGGCCGAGTTCGGTGGGATCGCGCTCGTGGAACTCGACGCCGAGCTTGTCCTTCTTGCCGGAGTATTCGACGGCGCCGACGACGATCTTCTCGAAGACGGGGTTGTCGGGCTCTCCGATGACGAAGAGGTCGCTGCCCTTGTACTCCTCGGTGCCCGTGATGGGGCCGAAGTACTCCTCGATCGTCGTCTCCATGTCGGGGATTCGCTCCTCGAGGTACTCACCGCGACGCATCTTGTACTCCTTCATGGATTGGTAGATACACGGCGGACTGTTTACCTCTTTTCATAGACGACGTGGGCGACGTTCCCGCCTGTGCGGGCGAAACCGCCGGATACTTATCGGCGGGGCCGTTCGCCGAGGTACCCCTTCCGGCAGTCGGGACAGATGTCGCCGGCGCGCAGCGAGGCGCGGTCGTCGGACGCGACGAAGTCGCAGCGCGGACAGTAGAATTCGGTCGGGACGCCGTCCTCGTCCGGCCCGGTGTCCTCGGCGGGCGTCGGCGCCGCCCCGGCGCGTTCGATACCGGTGTCGGGTTCGGAATCGGCTTCGGTGGCCGCCTCGGCGTCGATTTCGGCTTCGGCGCCGGAGCCGACGTCCGCACCCGCGATGTCGCTTCCCGTCGTCTCGATGTCGCTCATCGTCGAGCCGGCGTCGACCGTCGTTCCGGCGTCGCTCCCCGTCGAGCCGGCGTCGACCGTCGTTCCGGCGTCGCTCCCCGTCGCGCCGGCGGTCGTCGAATCGTGCTCGAGGACGACCGCGTCGTCCTCCGCGGGGTCGTGGTCGTCGCCGATCCCGTCGTCGGGCCACGCGGTCGGCTCGTCGTCGGCACCGACCGGCGGACCGACGTCGTCGGTGTCGGGCCACTCGCCGCGGCCGCGGTCGCGGTCGGCCGCCTCGTCGAGGGTGTCTTCGATGATCTCGCCGTCGTCGGTGATCGGCTCGCCGTTCTCGTCGGTGGGCTGGTCGGAGTCGACGTCAGCGTCCGCGGGCGCGTCCGTTTCGGCGGCCGCGTTCGCGTCCGCCTCGGCGGCACCCGCTGCCGGCTGTGCAGCGTCATCGCTGCTGTCGCTCGCGTCGGCATCGGCGTCGATGAATTCGACGTCCTCGCCGGCTGCGACGTCGGTATCGGCGGCAGCAGCGTCCGCGCGGGCTTGCGCCGGTTGATCGGACTGAGACGGTACGTCGGAATCGGCTGTCGGTTCGGGATCGTCGGGCAGTGAGTCGCCGTCCGCACCAGCCGAGAGGCTCGTGACCTCGGTGTTCTCGCTGATGACGTGTCGCTCGCCGCAGCGAGTACACTCCTCGTACTCCTGGACGGTAACGACGACCTCGCTGCCCCGTTCTTCGCGCTCGCGTTCGACTTCGGCGTCGCCGTAGTCGTGTCCGAGCAGCGAACATCGCAGGACCATTGTCCCACCGTTCCGACCCAGGCCATAAAAAACATACCGCCCGGAATCTCCGGTCTCCTGTCACGTTCCTGCCCGAACGGGTGTCGGCGGCACGCGTCCGTGTCGTCGGTTGCTTCTGTCCTACATAGTCGGCCGCCGGTCGGTCCGTCCGAGGAACCGGTCCGATCGTTTGTGAGAACGGCAAACGTCAAATCCCGGGTCGTCGAATACCCGAACGGATGAGAGCAAAGCGGGAGTTCCGCGACCGGGAGGGGACGGAGGTTGCGGTCCTCGACGAACTCGTCGATCGCGCCGACGACGGGATGACCGTGTTCGAGCTTCGAGCGGCCGTCGAGACCGACATCGACGACCTCGAGGAGGCCCTCTCGACGCTGAAGGACGACAATCTGATCGTCGTCGAGAAGAACGCCGGCGAGACGGTGATCAAGCCCGACGAGCGGGTGGTTCCCGACGCGCCGGCGGACGAGGGGGACGACCAATCGATCAGCGAGTGGCTCCGCGATCGACTCCCATTTTGAGTCGTTCGAGTATCGAATCGAAACGCCTGAGGGGCGCAGGCCCCAGCTAGTAGCTATGACCGTCATCGAATCCGTCCACGCCGATCACGGGGCCGAGTTCGGCGAGCGGGACGGCCGGACGATCGTCGAACACTTCGGCCGCCCCGAGCGCACCCACCGCGCCGTCCGCAACGGCGTCGGCCTGCTCGAGCCGGCCTACGGCGTCGTGGTCGTCGAGGGCGAGGATCGCCTCGAGTACGTCGACAACGTCGTTTCGAACCGCGTCCCGGCCGAGGACGGGCGGGGCTGTTACGCGCTCGTGCTCGACCCGCAGGGCGGCATCGAGGTCGAGATGTACGTCTACAACGCCGGCGAGCGGCTGCTCCTCTTCACGCCGCCGACGAAGGCCGAGCCGCTGGTCGAGGACTGGTCCGAGAAGGTCTTCATCCAGGACGTCGATATCCGGCTCGCGACCGACGACTACGCGATCTTCGGGATTCACGGCCCGCACGCGACCGAGAAGATCGCCAGCGTGCTCAACGGCGCGCCGTCGCCCGACGAGCGCTACTCGTTCGTCCGCGGGACGATGGGCGACGCCGGCGTCACCGTCATCCGCACCGACGCGCTCACCGGCGAGGAGAGCTACGAGGTCGTCTGTGCGGCCGACGACGCCGAGTCTGTCTACGATATCCTCCTCACACAAGGGCTGAACGCCGCTCCGTTCGGCTACCGGACCTGGGAGTCGCTCACGCTCGAGGCCGGCTCGCCCCTGTTCGAGACCGAACTCGAGGGGACGATTCCGAACGTGCTCGGCCTGCGGACGGCCCTGGACTTCGAGAAGGGCTGTTACGTCGGCCAGGAGGTCGTCTCCCGCGTCGAGAACCAGGGCCGGCCGAGTCGACGGCTGATCGGGGTGACGCTCGAGTCTGCGGCGGATGAGGACGACGAGGACGCAACAGTTCCGGAATCCGGCGCCGCCGTCTTCGACGGCGACGCCTCGGTCGGCGAGATCACCCGCGCCGGCGAGAGCCCGCTGCTCGAGGACGTCATCGCGCTCGCGCTCGTCGACTACGACCTCGAGAGCGACGACCTGACCGTCCGAGTCGGCGGCGAAGAGGTGCCCGCGACCCGGACCGAACTACCGTTCTACGAGGGTTCCGATCAGTCGGACCGGCTGCCGGTGTACCAGTAAGCGACGTTCGTCTGGGCCGCCGGGACGGCCGGAACTGGCCGGCCCCACCGTCAAGGACGGTGACGGCGGACGCCCGGTATGGGCTCGAGTACGAGCGGCGATCCGCCGATCGACACGGGAACCGACTTCGAGGAACTGTCCGCGCGACTGCGAACGCAGTCCGACAACGCGCCCGGCTCCGACACCGAGCGGGTGACGATCCGCTCGCTCGACGAAATCAGCGCCGACTCGCTGTCGACGCTACTGGAAGCCGAAGAGAGCGAGGGCACCGCGCCTGGCGAACTCGCGTTCGTCATCTCGCGGGCCAACGCCGAACGCCTCCTCGAGCGCGATTTCGACCTCGACGACGTCGACGAACTCGAGGACGCGCTGGGCTGTGCGGTACAGGTGGAGGACGAGATGCCGGACGACACGGTGCTGGTGTTGGACCCGGACGCGGTCGACGGCGAGGAAATTGTGGATCCCGACGCGATCGCGTGCGGCATCGTCGGGACCGATCACTGACGGCCGATCCTTTCCGGTCCTGCTCGCCGTTCCGTTTTGTTCCCGTTCCGATCCCGGCTATCGAGACGTCCCCGTCCGCTGCCGACCGCAGTACTATCCGCGACTCCGTGGACCCCCCGGTATGCGCTATCTCGAGATCACGGTCCCGGAGGGGA
The DNA window shown above is from Halopiger xanaduensis SH-6 and carries:
- a CDS encoding DUF5611 family protein, yielding MKEYKMRRGEYLEERIPDMETTIEEYFGPITGTEEYKGSDLFVIGEPDNPVFEKIVVGAVEYSGKKDKLGVEFHERDPTELGPDELEAAGEAVDLKNDFLLEATGRDAKARRDSMKRAVEDDPDHDVDT
- a CDS encoding DUF7093 family protein, translating into MVLRCSLLGHDYGDAEVEREREERGSEVVVTVQEYEECTRCGERHVISENTEVTSLSAGADGDSLPDDPEPTADSDVPSQSDQPAQARADAAAADTDVAAGEDVEFIDADADASDSSDDAAQPAAGAAEADANAAAETDAPADADVDSDQPTDENGEPITDDGEIIEDTLDEAADRDRGRGEWPDTDDVGPPVGADDEPTAWPDDGIGDDHDPAEDDAVVLEHDSTTAGATGSDAGTTVDAGSTGSDAGTTVDAGSTMSDIETTGSDIAGADVGSGAEAEIDAEAATEADSEPDTGIERAGAAPTPAEDTGPDEDGVPTEFYCPRCDFVASDDRASLRAGDICPDCRKGYLGERPRR
- a CDS encoding DUF6432 family protein — its product is MRAKREFRDREGTEVAVLDELVDRADDGMTVFELRAAVETDIDDLEEALSTLKDDNLIVVEKNAGETVIKPDERVVPDAPADEGDDQSISEWLRDRLPF
- a CDS encoding heme-binding protein, with amino-acid sequence MERRRPPQTEEGWYVLHDFRSIDWDAWRDAPARRRERAIDEGIEFLSAAERVDDAEEGDSAVFSVLGHKADLLILHLRPTLSDIDALERSFEHTALAEFTERADSYLSVTEVSGYMSQEYFEEDGEVEDQGMKRYIETRIKPSIPDTDFMSFYPMDKRRGEEDNWYDLPFDERAEHLSSHGEIGKQYAGRVTQIISGSIGLDDFEWGVTLFGDDPTDVKDLLYEMRFDPSTSRYAEFGQFLSARRFPPENLGAFLAGEPVPQEGEAEHGHGHGSGHPHSDGESGGHHGHGDADSSGHPHGDSDGDGGHGHDHGSGGPHDEDDDVRDELEEIGVYAGQPHGEDVHAVVLYSEADTDELFEEVEGLRKNFDHYDTHVKTAVYEPHDGDGEAGVVSLWETERAADTAAGFLADLPDVVRQAGDDDADSWGTMGMFYTVKPEHRSDFVGTFDDVGAILEDMDGHRKTDLLANREDENDMFIASRWDAREDAMQFFRSDEFSETVEWGRDVLADRPRHVFLA
- the ygfZ gene encoding CAF17-like 4Fe-4S cluster assembly/insertion protein YgfZ, with the translated sequence MTVIESVHADHGAEFGERDGRTIVEHFGRPERTHRAVRNGVGLLEPAYGVVVVEGEDRLEYVDNVVSNRVPAEDGRGCYALVLDPQGGIEVEMYVYNAGERLLLFTPPTKAEPLVEDWSEKVFIQDVDIRLATDDYAIFGIHGPHATEKIASVLNGAPSPDERYSFVRGTMGDAGVTVIRTDALTGEESYEVVCAADDAESVYDILLTQGLNAAPFGYRTWESLTLEAGSPLFETELEGTIPNVLGLRTALDFEKGCYVGQEVVSRVENQGRPSRRLIGVTLESAADEDDEDATVPESGAAVFDGDASVGEITRAGESPLLEDVIALALVDYDLESDDLTVRVGGEEVPATRTELPFYEGSDQSDRLPVYQ